In Oryza brachyantha chromosome 1, ObraRS2, whole genome shotgun sequence, the following are encoded in one genomic region:
- the LOC102720291 gene encoding palmitoyl-acyl carrier protein thioesterase, chloroplastic-like: MANAALSRFFCSKLLVRCSAYEKDAGGGGVRVNGAAHRAPLQVGAALETSINRSLAGLSAPVLAPLGEDEGEGEGEERRRSERQNIPREKQTADPFRQALIVEGGVRYRQTVVVRSYEVGADRTATLETVLNLLQETALNHVWMSGLLGDGFGATHGMARNNLIWVVSRMHVQVDHYPIWGEVLDIDTWVGSSGKNGMRRDWLIRSRSSGADFVRATSTWVMMNKATRRLSKMPEEVRAEISPWFTDRHAIQDQEEATDKIIKLDANATYVDSDLKPRRSDLDMNHHVNNVKYVRWMLETLPDQFLQQHQLSSIVLEYRKECGSSDVVQSICQPDEEDTILPGENVGIVTGCPSLSPEIINGCHLGLAGALRRWPTRYTHLLQLKADGGKYEEIVRGRTTWKKKSYQTS, encoded by the exons ATGGCGAACGCTGCACTGTCGCGCTTCTTCTGCTCGAAATTGCTCGTCAGGTGCTCGGCCTACGAGAAggatgccggcggcggaggtgttAGGGTGAACGGCGCGGCGCACCGCGCGCCGCTGCAAGTCGGGGCGGCGCTGGAGACGTCGATCAACAGGTCGCTGGCGGGGCTGAGCGCGCCGGTGCTGGCACCTCTGGGCGAGgacgagggggagggggagggggaggagcggcggcggagcgagcGGCAGAACATCCCGAGGGAGAAGCAGACGGCGGACCCGTTCCGGCAGGCGCTGATCGTGGAGGGCGGCGTGCGGTACCGGCAGACGGTGGTGGTGCGGTCGTACGAGGTGGGCGCCGACCGGACGGCCACCCTGGAGACGgtgctcaacctcctccaggaGACGGCGCTGAACCACGTGTGGATGTCGGGTCTCCTCGGCGACGGCTTCGGCGCCACGCACGGCATGGCCAGGAACAACCTCATCTGGGTCGTCTCCCGGATGCACGTCCAGGTCGACCACTACCCCATCTG GGGAGAGGTGCTGGACATCGACACGTGGGTCGGCTCGTCGGGGAAGAACGGCATGCGGCGCGACTGGCTCATCCGCAGCCGCAGCTCCGGCGCCGACTTCGTCCGAGCGACCAG TACATGGGTGATGATGAACAAGGCCACCAGGAGGCTGTCGAAGATGCCGGAGGAGGTGAGGGCCGAGATCTCGCCGTGGTTCACAGACAGGCACGCCATCCAGGACCAGGAAGAGGCCACCGACAAGATCATCAAGCTCGACGCCAATGCCACCTATGTCGACTCGGACTTGAAG CCGAGGCGAAGCGATTTGGATATGAACCATCACGTCAACAACGTCAAATATGTACGGTGGATGCTTGAG ACTCTGCCTGACCAATTCCTGCAGCAGCACCAGCTCAGCAGCATCGTCCTGGAATACAGGAAGGAATGTGGAAGCTCGGACGTGGTCCAATCCATCTGCCAACCGGACGAAGAAGACACGATTCTGCCGGGAGAAAACGTTGGCATCGTGACGGGTTGTCCTTCGCTCTCGCCGGAGATCATCAACGGCTGCCACCTTGGCCTGGCCGGTGCGCTCCGGCGATGGCCGACGAGGTACACGCATCTGCTGCAGCTGAAGGCGGATGGTGGCAAGTACGAGGAGATCGTGAGAGGGAGAACCACGTGGAAGAAGAAGTCGTATCAAACTTCTTGA
- the LOC102720569 gene encoding 2-oxoglutarate and iron-dependent oxygenase domain-containing protein CP2: MALDGPAERRDESQASVGNGNGVAPPPLRPAGRPSAAGAYADRRLRLNPNMEHKPQDYRDVRGEYAPAVYSALERHLPPSLLDANREIKLQIMRDVLGHYWPHGERNKVQRHREYRQRILNHYKPLHKDLYNMRPSKFFLPTFLEAIRTNTEESFRSIMTEPIPGVYAFPMLQPGFCEMLLQEVENFEKWVHAMKFKIMRPNTMNKYGAVLDDFGLEVMLNQFMEQFIAPMSTVFYPEVGGGTLDTHHAFVVEYGKDRDVELGFHVDDSEVTLNVCLGKQFSGGELYFRGIRCENHVNSETQHEEMYDYSHVPGRAVLHRGRHRHGARPTSSGLRINLLLWCRSSVFREMKKYQKDFSGWCGECKREKKERQIHAVKATKLAFLRSAGGATI; encoded by the exons ATGGCGCTAGACGGCCCCGCGGAGCGACGGGACGAGTCCCAGGCCTCGGTGGGCAACGGCAACGGCgtggccccgccgccgttgcggccggccggccggccctcTGCGGCGGGGGCGTACGCGGaccggcggctgcggctgaaCCCCAACATGGAGCACAAGCCGCAGGACTACCGCGACGTCCGCGGCGAGTACGCACCCGCTGTGTACAGTGCGCTTGAGCGGCACCTCCCACCCAGTCTCTTGGATGCGAACCGGGAAATCAAGCTGCAGATCATGCGGGACGTCCTCGGGCACTACTGGCCCCATGGTGAGCGCAACAAG GTTCAGAGGCACAGAGAATACAGACAGAGAATACTCAACCATTATAAG CCACTTCATAAAGATTTATACAACATGCGCCCTTCAAAGTTCTTTTTACCAACATTCCTTGAAGCAATTAGGACCAATACAGAAGAAAGCTTTAGAAGTATTATGACTGAGCCAATTCCTGGCGTTTATGCTTTTCCTATGTTACAGCCTGGTTTTTGTGAGATGCTATTACAGGAG GTAGAGAACTTTGAAAAATGGGTCCATGCAATGAAATTTAAGATAATGAGGCCAAATACAATGAACAAGTATGGTGCTGTCCTTGATGATTTTGGTCTGGAAGTTATGCTGAACCAATTCATGGAACAGTTCATAGCTCCAATGTCTACAG TATTTTATCCTGAGGTTGGTGGAGGAACATTAGATACACATCATGCTTTTGTTGTTGAGTATGGCAAAGACCGGGATGTTGAACTTG GTTTCCATGTTGATGATTCTGAGGTTACATTGAATGTTTGCCTTGGCAAGCAATTCTCTGGTGGTGAATTGTACTTTCGTGGCATCCGCTGTGAGAATCATGTGAATTCAGAGACACAGCATGAG GAAATGTACGATTACTCTCATGTTCCAGGACGAGCTGTACTTCATCGTGGTCGTCATAGGCATGGTGCTCGACCAACATCATCAGGACTTAGAATTAATCTGCTTTTGTGGTGCAGAAG CTCTGTGTTCAGAGAGATGAAGAAATACCAGAAGGATTTTTCGGGCTGGTGTGGTGAATGTAAGCGTGAGAAGAAGGAGCGACAGATTCATGCTGTTAAAGCAACCAAGCTG GCATTTCTTAGGAGTGCTGGAGGGGCAACGATTTAA
- the LOC102720844 gene encoding metal transporter Nramp4 isoform X3, whose product MGSPVWVHICVDCTIVGSKFGYHYRHLAELCMGEYPKYVKYSLWLLAELGVIAATIPGVLGTALAYNMLLHIPFWAGVLVCGASTILILGLQSCGARKLEFIVSVLMLVMATCFFIELSKVNPPVGGVIEGLFIPRPKGEYSTSDMVAMFGSLIVPHNLFLHSSLVLTRIMPDTPKGRKDTSTFFLLENALALFIALLINVAIVSVSGTVCAKNLSSADTSTCSSLTLNSTSVLLKNILGKSSSTVYGLALLASGQSCTVATSYAGQYIMQGFSGMRKCIIYLVAPCFTLLPSLIICSIGGTLHVHGVINIAAIILSVVLPFALIPLIKFNSSCTNIGPYKNSTSIIRIAWILSLVIIGINIYFFCTSFVNWLVHSDLPRAVNAVISTLVFPFMAAYIAGLIYLAFRKVNISTPFPTSSVSCEIEVQHMQIQEKNEELGVHL is encoded by the exons ATGGGTTCTCCTGTTTGGGTTCATATTTGTGTTGATTGTACAATCGTTGGCAGCAAATTTGGGTATCATTACAG GCACCTCGCTGAGTTGTGCATGGGTGAATATCCAAAGTATGTCAAGTACTCCCTATGGTTACTCGCAGAGCTAGGTGTAATTGCTGCCACTATACCAGGAG TTTTAGGAACTGCTTTAGCCTACAACATGCTACTTCATATCCCTTTCTGGGCTGGTGTCTTGGTGTGTGGGGCATCCACTATCCTGATTCTCGGGTTACAGAGTTGTGGG GCTCGGAAATTGGAGTTCATTGTATCAGTTCTTATGTTGGTGATGGCTACTTGCTTCTTTATAGAACTTAGCAAAGTCAACCCTCCTGTTGGAGGGGTAATTGAGGGGCTTTTTATCCCAAGGCCCAAAGGAGAATATTCTACTTCAGATATGGTTGCGATGTTTGGTTCCCTTATTGTTCC GCATAATCTCTTCCTGCATTCTTCTTTGGTGCTAACCAGAATAATGCCAGATACTCCCAAAGGACGCAAG GATACTTCTACATTCTTCTTGCTTGAGAATGCATTAGCTCTCTTCATTGCACTGCTGATAAATGTCGCTATTGTATCAGTATCTGGTACTGTATGTGCCAAGAATCTCTCATCTGCCGACACAAGCACGTGCAGTAGTCTGACATTGAATTCAACTTCTGTACTACTCAAG AATATTTTGGGAAAATCAAGTTCAACTGTGTATGGTTTGGCCCTTTTAGCTTCTGGACAGAGCTGCACAGTGGCTACGAGTTATGCTGGCCAATACATTATGCAG GGCTTCTCCGGAATGAGAAAGTGTATCATATATCTAGTTGCTCCTTGTTTCACCTTATTACCTAGTTTGATAATTTGCAGCATTGGTGGTACTTTACATGTGCATGGAGTTATCAACATAGCTGCG ATCATATTATCAGTTGTGCTGCCATTTGCTCTAATTCCTCTTATCAAATTCAATAGCAGCTGCACAAATATAGGACCATACAAGAATTCAACATCT ATTATCCGAATTGCGTGGATACTGTCATTGGTGATTATTGGAATCAATATCTATTTCTTCTGCACTAGCTTTGTCAATTGGCTTGTCCATAGCGACCTTCCTAGGGCTGTCAATGCAGTAATTAGCACCCTTGTTTTCCCTTTCATGGCGGCCTATATTGCTGGTCTGATCTACCTGGCTTTCAGAAAAGTTAATATCTCTACTCCATTCCCGACCAGTTCAGTTTCTTGTGAGATTGAAGTTCAACACATGCAAATACAAGAGAAGAATGAAGAATTAGGCGTACATTTGTGA